The following coding sequences are from one Myxococcus guangdongensis window:
- a CDS encoding exonuclease/endonuclease/phosphatase family protein, producing MHRGAILLALASLFPTWAVAAPHVTRLPPQNAAIHCSPGEKCTQPTTDGWVAQMEYADGKKFPLQDYVNGGPNGELYLLVSDNGEYTSEECNFGMPEAGGIPSVQTNPCLSQTLFIGMRLPRPKDANGNILEAGGIIDVWLDAQRDATINLVPGASGPRSEDRHLRLRYSTGPNGNTSLTQRMGNNANGWVALSAPNQAWATTAVVTTPSADPTRVHIEFSVKLRSSVPPIVGSEPLSSAVRKLGLALQSTPAMMGGATQRVGGGIFPNAKNQPPSETLTATWETLELREHIPIPLSFTMWNVGQMPDMTFWVPDGGSGEIDTVAAKIFQKEVVCISEIWMSHERGELIEKVNELRAAQSLPPMQAVTELNDDILRPPTESTGLVLLSSRQILEGGVHHFPSNMCTGADCMQDKGVIWARIATPAATVPVTVMDDLGLPRLSSATDYGEFVDVFCTHVNAGENSPGPDTDAREDQFFDIKAYVQQVRQGGPLNANSFPYLLGDDDIFPQGTWPSGMDRPAFLLGDLNTLGPKATEADANFSAYQDMVGPQFLNILQRTEFEEANSFFSESRDLARTSSGSDPMATGTWLSSQCTDLVPDQLAGFDRLDYVLVFPAANTLEFPAYALLKEPTASVEPHFDPDSGISLEVGGAQQFFQQCLSDHAMVDVNVSLTKVKDVVKYNPAKPHRIEYAVKQVTDLETESGCCADWFTPRVHMTANGFFRENAFLDVVEDQTIYPNWRVQTGPGNPTQFPDLPANFTGVVNMTSAIWEEDVGPNDHYDSIPEGGASLAVDDRDGHFSFFASSGLVRRVKGESSANDWLTGLELMGSFLNGYENGMSLETEGTDQDSGDNARVRHFIQLKELEAP from the coding sequence ATGCATCGCGGTGCAATCCTGTTGGCTTTAGCCAGTCTCTTCCCCACCTGGGCGGTGGCGGCGCCTCACGTCACGAGGCTTCCTCCCCAGAACGCGGCCATCCATTGCAGTCCCGGCGAGAAGTGCACGCAGCCCACCACGGACGGTTGGGTCGCGCAGATGGAGTACGCGGACGGCAAGAAGTTCCCGTTGCAGGACTATGTGAATGGCGGGCCCAACGGCGAGCTGTATCTGCTGGTCAGTGACAACGGCGAGTACACCTCCGAGGAGTGCAACTTCGGGATGCCCGAGGCCGGCGGGATTCCCTCGGTCCAGACCAACCCTTGTCTCTCGCAGACATTGTTCATCGGCATGCGGCTGCCCCGGCCCAAGGACGCCAACGGGAACATCCTGGAGGCGGGGGGCATCATCGATGTCTGGCTCGACGCCCAGCGCGACGCCACCATCAACCTGGTTCCCGGCGCGAGCGGCCCCCGCTCCGAGGACCGGCACCTGCGGCTGCGCTACTCCACCGGCCCGAATGGAAACACCTCGTTGACGCAGCGGATGGGCAACAACGCGAACGGCTGGGTGGCGTTGTCGGCCCCCAACCAGGCCTGGGCCACCACCGCGGTGGTGACGACGCCGAGCGCGGACCCCACCCGCGTGCACATCGAGTTCTCGGTGAAGCTGCGCAGCAGCGTGCCGCCCATCGTCGGCAGCGAGCCCTTGTCCTCGGCGGTCCGGAAGCTGGGGCTCGCCCTGCAGAGCACGCCCGCCATGATGGGGGGCGCCACTCAGCGCGTGGGGGGCGGCATCTTCCCCAACGCGAAGAACCAGCCCCCGTCCGAGACGTTGACGGCCACCTGGGAGACGCTCGAGCTGCGTGAGCACATCCCCATCCCGCTGAGCTTCACGATGTGGAACGTGGGGCAGATGCCCGACATGACGTTCTGGGTCCCGGACGGGGGCTCGGGGGAGATCGACACCGTCGCCGCGAAGATCTTCCAGAAGGAGGTCGTCTGCATCTCCGAAATCTGGATGTCCCACGAGCGAGGAGAGCTCATCGAGAAGGTCAACGAGCTGCGCGCCGCCCAGTCGCTGCCGCCCATGCAGGCCGTGACGGAGCTGAACGACGACATCCTCCGGCCGCCCACCGAGTCGACGGGCCTGGTGCTGCTGTCGTCACGCCAGATTCTCGAGGGAGGCGTCCACCACTTCCCGTCCAACATGTGCACCGGCGCCGACTGCATGCAGGACAAGGGCGTCATCTGGGCGCGCATCGCCACGCCGGCGGCCACCGTGCCCGTCACCGTCATGGATGACCTCGGCCTGCCCAGGCTCTCCTCCGCCACGGACTACGGCGAGTTCGTCGACGTGTTCTGCACCCATGTCAACGCAGGCGAGAACTCGCCGGGGCCGGACACCGATGCGCGCGAGGACCAGTTCTTCGACATCAAGGCCTACGTCCAGCAGGTGAGGCAGGGCGGGCCCCTGAACGCCAACTCCTTCCCGTACCTGCTCGGCGACGATGACATCTTCCCGCAGGGCACCTGGCCGAGCGGCATGGACCGCCCCGCCTTCCTGCTGGGGGACTTGAACACGCTGGGGCCCAAGGCCACCGAGGCTGACGCCAACTTCTCCGCGTATCAGGACATGGTGGGTCCCCAGTTCCTGAACATCCTTCAGCGCACCGAGTTCGAGGAGGCCAACAGCTTCTTCTCCGAGTCCCGAGACCTGGCGCGCACCTCGTCCGGCTCGGACCCGATGGCAACCGGGACGTGGCTGAGCAGTCAGTGCACGGACCTGGTGCCGGACCAGCTGGCTGGCTTCGACCGGCTCGACTACGTGCTGGTGTTCCCGGCCGCGAACACCTTGGAGTTCCCCGCCTACGCGTTGCTCAAGGAGCCCACGGCGAGCGTCGAGCCCCACTTCGACCCCGACTCCGGCATCTCCCTGGAGGTGGGGGGCGCGCAGCAGTTCTTCCAGCAATGCCTGTCGGACCACGCGATGGTGGATGTGAATGTGTCCCTGACGAAGGTGAAGGACGTGGTGAAGTACAACCCCGCCAAGCCGCACCGGATTGAATACGCGGTGAAGCAGGTGACGGACTTGGAGACGGAGAGTGGCTGCTGCGCGGATTGGTTCACGCCCCGCGTGCACATGACGGCGAATGGCTTCTTCCGGGAGAACGCCTTCCTGGACGTCGTCGAGGACCAGACCATCTACCCGAACTGGCGCGTGCAGACCGGGCCGGGCAATCCCACGCAGTTCCCGGACCTGCCGGCCAACTTCACGGGGGTGGTGAACATGACGTCCGCCATCTGGGAGGAGGATGTCGGCCCCAATGACCACTACGACTCCATCCCTGAAGGGGGCGCGAGTCTGGCGGTGGATGACCGGGACGGCCACTTCAGCTTCTTCGCGTCCTCGGGCCTGGTGCGCCGGGTGAAGGGGGAGTCGAGCGCCAATGATTGGCTCACCGGGCTCGAGCTGATGGGGAGCTTCCTGAACGGCTACGAGAACGGCATGTCCCTGGAGACGGAGGGGACGGACCAGGACTCGGGTGACAACGCCCGGGTGCGGCACTTCATCCAACTCAAGGAGCTGGAGGCCCCATGA
- a CDS encoding RCC1 domain-containing protein produces the protein MNRGSRRMSGIAAWCGLLCALLWMGGCSGSAPEEATPELGTSRAAEGYARQGTVLAGRNHSLALRSDGTVWSWGGNTFGQLGNGTTRSRPLPGRVWRLFDIRALGAGELHSLALKSDGTVWAWGNNLNGQLGDGSTTSRPVPVLVPGLANGVAIAAGFSHSLVLKSDGTVWAWGNNAAGQLGDGTTTRRVSPVQVQGLSGVMAISAGNVHSLALTADGRVWSWGGNADGQLGTGDLTGRTLPAVLPGLTGLTSVSGGGSHTVALRVDGTVWSWGKNDDGQLGLGSTAVTLVPTQIPSFSGVEAVVGGGQHTVALKGDGTVWAWGSNARSQLGDGTLLQRLSPVQVPGLTQVRGVSAGGGQHSVAVKASGEVWAWGSNSDGQVGDGSYLMKSMPVATRAWFERAEASAGLVHSLAVKADGALWAWGNNRDGQLGNGSTTPTWSPLRITLPGASPVASVAAGGVHSVVLREDGTVWAWGYNGYGSVGDGTTTSRLQPVQAQGALVATAVAAGIRHSLALKADGTVWAWGSNSIGQLGDGTGLDRVVPTRVPGLTAVVSVAAGEGHSLAVKSDGTVWTWGYHSPFWMELDPEEPGPPGLLSPLQMPGLSEVVGVAGGNSHSLALKSDGTVWAWGNNDSGQLGDGTFTGRMTPAQVVGLSGVVAVAANGQYSSALKADGTVWTWGLNSLGQLGGGITPSRLLPAQVASLSNVRALVAGQWHALAVKDDGTLWSWGHNYYGQIGDGVTDLVALPVAALLPRVRAVGSSSNVSMSVTPDGKVWTWGVNTWGQLGDGTRLTRPEPIEVPGLTGMMSVSMAYSHALALKSDGTVWSWGSNSGGELGDGTRTQRFNPVQVASTLRFQAVSTGSSHSLGLAEDGTVWAWGGNGHGELGDGTQTLRTLPVQAQGLTQVIAISAGNSFSLALRANGTVWSWGSNTSGRLGNNSTASRSVPGLVSGLTGITAVAAGNGHGLALKSDGTVWAWGSNFYGEVGDNTTVNKLVPVQTKVLTGVMSMAAGVNHNLAITVGGLVWAWGRDERGQLGDGVPSTSTLQPARVSSLGAAVSVAAGGDHSHAILADRSLWSWGGSSNGQLGTGLSLVRAVPVQVW, from the coding sequence ATGAATCGTGGCTCGAGGCGGATGTCTGGCATCGCGGCGTGGTGCGGGCTGTTGTGTGCGCTGTTGTGGATGGGGGGCTGCTCGGGGAGCGCTCCCGAGGAGGCGACACCCGAGCTCGGCACCTCCCGCGCCGCGGAGGGGTACGCCCGACAGGGGACGGTGCTGGCGGGGCGCAATCACTCCCTGGCGCTGCGTTCGGACGGGACGGTGTGGTCCTGGGGAGGCAATACCTTCGGACAGCTGGGCAATGGCACGACGCGCTCGCGTCCGCTCCCCGGCCGGGTGTGGCGCTTGTTCGACATCCGGGCACTGGGTGCGGGCGAGCTGCATTCGCTGGCGCTGAAGTCGGACGGCACGGTGTGGGCCTGGGGCAACAACCTGAATGGACAGCTCGGGGATGGGAGCACGACGTCGCGCCCGGTCCCCGTCCTGGTGCCCGGCCTGGCGAATGGCGTGGCCATCGCCGCGGGCTTCTCGCACTCGCTGGTCCTGAAGTCGGATGGAACGGTGTGGGCGTGGGGCAACAACGCGGCGGGGCAGCTCGGAGACGGGACGACGACGCGTCGGGTGTCTCCTGTCCAGGTGCAGGGGCTCTCCGGCGTCATGGCCATCTCCGCGGGCAACGTCCACTCGCTGGCGCTGACGGCGGATGGACGGGTGTGGTCCTGGGGCGGCAACGCGGACGGGCAGTTGGGGACGGGAGACCTCACGGGCCGCACGCTCCCCGCCGTGCTCCCAGGCTTGACGGGCCTGACGTCGGTCTCGGGCGGTGGCTCTCACACGGTGGCGCTGCGCGTGGATGGCACGGTGTGGTCCTGGGGCAAGAACGATGACGGACAGCTCGGTCTGGGCTCCACGGCCGTGACGCTGGTCCCCACGCAGATTCCGTCGTTCAGCGGCGTGGAGGCGGTGGTCGGCGGCGGGCAGCACACCGTGGCGCTGAAGGGCGATGGGACGGTGTGGGCGTGGGGAAGCAACGCGAGATCTCAACTGGGAGACGGGACGCTGCTCCAGCGGTTGTCGCCCGTGCAGGTGCCGGGACTCACGCAGGTGCGGGGTGTGTCGGCGGGCGGCGGACAGCACTCGGTGGCGGTGAAGGCGAGCGGCGAGGTCTGGGCCTGGGGCTCCAACAGCGACGGCCAGGTGGGTGACGGGTCGTATCTGATGAAGTCGATGCCCGTGGCGACGCGCGCGTGGTTCGAGCGAGCCGAGGCTTCGGCGGGGCTGGTGCACTCCCTGGCGGTGAAGGCGGACGGCGCGCTCTGGGCTTGGGGCAACAACCGGGACGGGCAGTTGGGCAATGGGTCGACGACGCCGACCTGGAGCCCGCTCAGAATCACGCTGCCGGGTGCATCCCCGGTGGCCTCGGTCGCCGCCGGAGGCGTGCACTCGGTGGTCCTCCGGGAAGATGGCACGGTGTGGGCCTGGGGCTACAACGGCTACGGCTCCGTCGGAGATGGGACGACGACCTCGCGGTTGCAGCCGGTCCAGGCGCAGGGGGCGTTGGTGGCCACGGCTGTCGCCGCCGGAATCCGGCATTCGCTGGCGTTGAAGGCGGATGGGACGGTGTGGGCGTGGGGCTCGAACTCCATCGGACAACTGGGGGATGGGACGGGGCTCGATCGTGTCGTGCCCACCCGCGTCCCGGGGCTCACGGCCGTGGTCTCGGTGGCCGCCGGTGAGGGGCATTCGTTGGCCGTGAAGTCCGACGGCACGGTGTGGACGTGGGGGTACCACAGCCCGTTCTGGATGGAGTTGGACCCCGAGGAGCCGGGGCCTCCGGGGCTCCTGTCTCCGCTGCAGATGCCGGGGCTCTCGGAGGTGGTGGGCGTGGCGGGCGGCAACAGCCACTCGCTGGCGCTCAAGTCGGACGGAACGGTCTGGGCCTGGGGCAACAACGATTCGGGACAGTTGGGAGACGGCACCTTCACGGGGCGGATGACGCCGGCGCAGGTGGTGGGGCTGTCGGGCGTGGTCGCCGTGGCCGCGAACGGCCAGTACTCCAGCGCGCTGAAGGCGGATGGGACGGTGTGGACGTGGGGCTTGAACTCCCTGGGGCAACTGGGTGGGGGAATCACCCCGTCGCGGCTGCTGCCTGCCCAGGTCGCGAGCCTCTCCAATGTCCGCGCCCTGGTGGCGGGGCAGTGGCACGCCCTGGCGGTCAAGGATGACGGGACGCTGTGGTCCTGGGGGCACAACTATTACGGCCAGATTGGTGATGGGGTGACGGACCTGGTGGCGCTTCCCGTTGCAGCGCTGCTGCCGCGTGTGCGTGCGGTGGGCTCATCTTCCAATGTCTCGATGAGCGTGACTCCGGACGGCAAGGTCTGGACCTGGGGCGTGAACACGTGGGGGCAGCTGGGTGACGGAACCCGCCTCACCCGGCCGGAGCCCATCGAGGTGCCGGGGCTGACGGGGATGATGTCTGTGTCCATGGCGTACAGCCATGCGCTGGCGCTGAAGTCAGATGGGACGGTGTGGAGCTGGGGGTCCAACTCCGGGGGCGAGCTGGGAGACGGGACGCGGACCCAGCGTTTCAATCCCGTGCAGGTCGCGTCCACCCTCCGATTCCAGGCTGTCTCCACGGGCTCCTCGCACAGCCTGGGGCTGGCGGAGGATGGGACGGTGTGGGCCTGGGGCGGGAACGGCCATGGAGAGCTCGGGGATGGGACGCAGACCCTGCGCACGCTGCCCGTTCAGGCGCAGGGGCTGACGCAGGTGATTGCCATCTCCGCGGGGAACTCGTTCTCGCTGGCCTTGAGGGCGAACGGCACGGTGTGGTCCTGGGGGAGCAACACGAGTGGCCGACTGGGGAACAACTCGACGGCGTCGCGCTCGGTGCCAGGGCTGGTGTCGGGGCTCACGGGCATCACCGCCGTGGCGGCGGGGAACGGCCATGGGCTGGCATTGAAGTCCGATGGGACGGTCTGGGCGTGGGGCTCCAACTTCTACGGAGAGGTGGGGGATAACACCACGGTCAACAAGCTCGTGCCCGTTCAGACGAAGGTGCTGACGGGCGTGATGTCGATGGCCGCGGGGGTGAATCACAACCTCGCCATCACGGTGGGTGGGCTGGTCTGGGCCTGGGGGCGTGATGAGCGGGGGCAGCTCGGAGACGGCGTCCCGTCCACGTCGACGCTGCAGCCCGCGCGGGTGAGCTCGCTGGGGGCCGCCGTGTCGGTTGCGGCGGGAGGGGACCACTCCCACGCCATCCTCGCGGACCGGAGCCTGTGGTCCTGGGGTGGGAGTAGCAATGGACAGCTCGGCACCGGGCTGTCTCTGGTCAGGGCCGTTCCCGTGCAGGTCTGGTGA